tgacctggagaaggaactggcccACCATCCCAGCATCTCTGCCAGGAGAACCCCTGCCCGCAATCTAGATAATGCAGTTTTCTGAGTCACTTACGAGCGATCTCAAGGCCCTCTTTCCAATCTGAGTCGGACATCACTGATCTAggccagtttcctcattttgttGTAGGTGTTTAGTAAGTCCTACTCTGTGCAAACCATGCTATCCGTGAAGTTCTCCTGGCAAAGCTGCTGGAGGGGTTTGTCCGTTCCTTCtgcagtggattaaggcaaatttagagattaagtgacctgtccagccTCACAgggctagcaagtgtctgaggctggatttgaactcaggacttcctggctccaagcccagtgctctctccactggaTTGCCTGGCTATGCTTTATTTCACAcgtaagaaaattgaggttccGAGAAGAGAGGGCCTCTTCACAGAGCTGGGATTTCAATTGAGGAGTCTGCTGCACTCGCAGCTGGGCAAAACCATTGGCAAGACcaaattctttaaattctttctctaaaCTGTCTCCTGTAAATGTCCCTCCTTCCCGTTCCTACTGCTGTCAGTTCAGTTCAGGGCCTTATGAATTCTTTCCcacgtatatacatatgtatacaaaatagtccaaaaagtaaagaaattacaAGGACAATTTGACTAAAAATATCAAAAGGCTCTCCTCCAACAAGGGTAGCTCATGTACAAGTTAAAATCATAAAGGATTCCTTGAAAGATGTCACAATAAAATGTAACCCTCTGAAAAGCCCAATCTAGGGCTATATGTATTCAATAAAGATGTTtgttactgtcaaaaaaaaaaaaaaaacctattggcAAGATAAAGGCGTTTTCTGGGAGAAAGGGGAGCCcgagcccccctcccccactttgGCCCGGTCCAAGCATTTGAGCCCTAGCTCGCAGGTAAGAAAGTGCTCTGGATAACCCGGCGTCCTCAGGCCCGCTCCCCGCCCTTCCCAAGAAGGAGCCGAATTTGGGGGTCAGAGACAAGCCAGTTTATTACCCCCCCCCTTGATTCGTGGTCCCGATCACTGCGGGGGCTCCTGGGTCTCACTCTCGGCGAAGAGCTTGAGGGAGAAGTCCACGGCAGAAGCGGCCTGCGTCAGGGCCCCCAGGGAGATGACGTCCACGTGGGGCCCGCAGAACTGGGCGAGGTTGGCCAGCGTGACGCCCCCGCTGGCCTCCACCCCCACTCCCGGGAACTTCGCCTTCACCGTGGCTGCACAGGAGTGCAGCTCCTGTCCGGGAGAGAGACGGGGTGAGAGGCGGCGCGCGGGCGGCCAGCCCGGCCTCCCGCCCCCGGGGCCCACCCACCTCCGGGGAGAAGTTGTCCAGCAGGACCAGGTCCGCGCCCGCCTGGGCCGCCTTCAGGGCCTCCCGTAAGCTGCTGCACTCCACTTCCAGCTTCAGGGCGAAGTCTGCGGCCCGGCGAGCTCCCCGCACAGCCTAGGGCGGAGGGGGCGGAGGGGCAAGAGCACGGAGAGGGACTTGGGAAAATCGTAATTAATATAACAACTCGCAGTTCTGCAGCACTGCGGCCCCCAACTCTGCCTTCGTGTAGTTTATGCTGGCTACCTGGTCCCCGGCCTCACTTTCCCTCCTTGGATCGCATACGGCACCCTCGGGGTCGCATTTAAATTCCTTATCTGGCCTTAAGCGCTTGGTATAACTTTCCCACTTCTCCAGTTTCCTCCGTAAGCTACACCCCACCGCCGCTACACGCGGTCTCTCCCCGGCGGTCCTTCCCGGGCGCCCCACCTGGGGCTGCTCCCTTATCCCTACTCTGCGTCCGTCCCAGCTCCTGGCGTGATTCCCCTCCACATCCTCCCCATTACAAAGCGGGCTCCTGAGCGCGGATCCCGCTCCCACTCTTCTCAGTGCTGTCtgcttgcgttttgttttctttcctttttgatctgatttttcttgtgcagcaagttaactgtataaatatgtttacatataccggatttaacatatattttaacatgtataatacatactggattacttgccatttaggggaaggggtggggggaagagggggaaaatttgaaatacaagattttgcaagagtcaatgttgaaaaattatccatgcatatgtttttgaaaataaaaaaaaactttaattaaaaaaagaaaagaaaagaaagtatgctCCTTGAGGGAAAAGGCTGCTTTTGCCTATCTTTGTACGGACCGAGTTTAGTATTTTGTTTAGTCATGACCAATTCTTCCATGATCCCCAtggaccatttccttctcccatggattaaggcaaagagaggttaagtaGTTTGGCCAGGTAGCGGCTCACAGCTAGTGAGAGTCTAAGGAAGGATGTGATCTCTAGGCaaaaactctatccactgagccatctagctgccttctggtacacagtaagagcaataATATAGTAACATGATAAATGTTAATTGGTGGATGGATTAGCTCCCATACTTCGGATAGGGCGCCATCCCACTGCACAGCCACAGGTTCGGGGTGGAAAAGAGGCGTTGGAGATGCTCCAAtccaatctttttcattttaaagagaggAACGAGAGGCCCACAGACATAGCAAGTGCTTGCTAAATGCTAGAATGACCCTATGAAGCTGGTAGTATAAAGGGAAAgcaatgagcatttatatagggCCTATTagatgtcaggcactgtgctaagtgcttttacaaacattatctcattttatcctcaaaacaactttgGCAagtagtactattattatctccattttacagttaaggaaacttaggcaaatacAGTTAACATTTGACCTAAATCCAGGCCCAGCACCCTATCCGCTAAGCCACCAGTTGCCTCTagtttattgtatattattattttaatattataaacataaatattataaGCTGCCTCTAGTTTAAATGGTATTACCTgaaatttacaaatttaattaagttcattcaatatttattaagaactcgGTATAtaaccaggcactgtgctaagtgctggggatacaaaaacaggcAAAAGGCCCTCAAGAAACATGGTGAGAAAACGGTCTCACAGAAGTAAAataactttcccagaatcactcAGCTTGAAAATCCCAGAACCTAAATTTGAAGCCATTTGGGATGTGATTATAGTTGTCATTGGGTTTTAGATTTAAATTAGTCTGGGATTTTCTCAGAATTAGCAGAGTTTGGATGGAATCAGTCGGAGGAAGGAATGACCCAGTTGGAGATGGATCAGGATAAGGTCTGTACCTCTTCCACACCACCAGCTGCCATGACGTGGTTGTCTTTCACCATCACGAGGCCCCCCAGGTCGTACCGGTGTGCCACTGCCCCCCCCACCAGCAGCCCGTACTTCTCTGCCAGCCGGAAGCCAGGAGTGGTCTTCCTAGTCCCTGCCACGTGCCCGGTCCAGCCTGCGGCCCGGGCCACTTTCACAGCAGCGGCGGCAGCGCTGGCCACCCCACTGCATCGGGCCAGAGCGTTGAGGGCTACCCGCTCCCCCAGCAGCAGGCGGTGCGCAGGCCCCCGGACTTCGGCCACTCGGGCCACTGGCACCAGGGGGGAACCTTCAGGGAGGAACCAGGTCACCTGGCAGTCTAGCCGGGAAAAAACAGCATCAAAGAACGGCCTCCCTGCCAGCACCCCAGGGGACTTGGCCCAGAGCACAGCTTGGGAGGGAGCTGCTTTGGCCACCAGGGCTGCATAGTCAAAGCCAGGGCAGTCTTCCTGTAACCAGGAGTCTGCCAGGGCCTCCAGGGTCCTGGGGGGCAGAAGCAGGGCAAGAtctaagagagaggaagagaaaaatggagagaaaaatcatcagAACCACCAGTTGTTGAGTTGATATAATATTGCCATCTGGTGGATAGAGAAAAGAACACCAGTGAACCCCATTCCTAGGCCTAGCACAAACCTGGAAGAAATCTTTCCGGGGAGAGTCACTGGCCCTCAAACATTTTGCTCTTGCTACTCCAtttattctcttaaaaattaCTTCTTCCAAGAAGTTCTTGTTTAGGTGGGTCCTATTTAtcttattagaaaataaattttctatatgctatttgtttttgctattttttttcctttatagaagATTATTTTGCCATAGCAGATGAGTCTCTCTAGGAGAGATAAAGATAATAAGAGAAATtctggtaataaaaaaaaaatcaataaaattttatttgaaaataaaaatgaggaaaaatttttattatctcattccttTGAAAGCAATAAATgtattatacaataatataacattttaattaaaataaatattttctaaaacaaaaaaatctgtttttattattaaagctttttattttcaaaacatatacatagataattttcaatattccctcttgcaaaaccttgtgttccaaatttcccctcatcccttctcctagacagcaagtattcTAATATATGTCagacatgtgcaatttttctatacatatttatacaattatcatgctgcacaagaaaaatcaaatcagaaagaaaacaaaaagcaagcaaacaacaacaaaaagagtaaaaaatactatgttgtgatccaccctcaatctcccacagttctctctctggatgcagatgggtctcttcaccacaagatcattggaattgtcctgaatcacttcgctgttgaaaagagtcacatccatcagaatcaatcatcatataatcttgctattgccatgtacaatgatctgctcacttcccttagcatcagttcgtgtaaatctctccaggcctctttgaaatcatcctgctacccagccatactactactgggcttatatcccaaggaaatactaaagaagggaaagggacctgtatgtgccaaaatgtttgtggcagcccttttcatagtggctagaagctggaagatgaatggatgtccatcaattggagaatggttgggtaaattatggtatatgaatgttatggaatattattgttctgtaagaaatgaccagcaggaggaatacagagaggcttggagagacttacatcaactgatgctgagtgaaatgagcagaaccagaagatcattatacacttcaacaatgatactgtacgaggatgtattctcatgaaagtggatttcttcaacatagagaagagctaatccaattccaattgattaatgatggacagaatcagctacatccagaaaaggaacactgggaaatgagtgtaaactgttatttttaccttctgaatccaattcttcctgtgcaacaagaaattcggttctacacacatatattgtatctagaatatattgtaatatatttaacatgtataagactgcctgccatctgggggagggggttaggggaggaagggaaaaaatccgaacagaagtaagtgcaagagataatgttataaaaaattacccatgcatatgtactgtcaaaaaaaaagttataattataaaataaaaattaaattaaaaaaaaaagaaactggagtgtAAGGAATTTTTAACATTATGATTTATAATATTAGAGaggttatttgtttttcttctaaaagtAAATTAcataaactgaaaatattttgtttcatttcttgaaTGTTTTCCTTATagaatcagttccaacagagaaATCCATGTATGAAATCTCATCTTTAGCTTGTGCAAAATGTAATAAATTAGAATGATTTCAGGTAGACACTATTTTTTGGAAGTAATATAGAAACTTAATGTTCACTTCACAAAGACTGAAAAATCTCCTAAAATGCAgttcattataaataaattgaagctttttgtacagattaaaaaaaaaaaaaagaaatcatcctgctcatcatttcttatagaacaataatattccataacattcatataccataacttattcaaccattcttcaacagaatccattcagtttccagtttcttgccattacaaagagggctgccacaaacatttttgcacatgtgggtccctttcccttctttagaatttccttgggatataagcccagtagcaacaacgctagatcaaaggggatgcacagtttgataactttttgagcatagttccaaattgctctccagaatggctggatccattcataattccaccagcaatgcatcagtgtcccagttttcccacatcccctccaacattcatcattttcttttcctgtcatcttagctaatctgaaaggtatatggtggtacctcagagttgtcttaatttgcatttctctgattaatagtgatttagatcatttttttcatatgactagaaatggttccaattttttcatctgaaaattgtctcttcatattctttgaccatttattgattggggaatggcttgaattcttaaaatttgagtcaagtctctaaatattttacaaatgaggcctttatgagaacccttgaatataaaatttttccccagtttattgcttccttcctGATCTTGTCTGCAATgattttgtaaaacaaaagaacttcaagaaaaaatgtcattgttttgcatatttttggAAATCTCTTTGATGTCTGGTTTAGTGGAAGATAGGCAGATTCTCAAATTATTCTGTATTCAATCTGTTATATGTTGTTCTAGACAAAGTCCGTGGATATACATGGATAGTCACAGATATACAGTTGGAAAAGGGAAGAGCATTTTAATGGACCAAAAAAAACTGTCTTAGTGATAttgtggaggcagctagatggcaaagtggatagctgaagtcaggagttcaaatctacttaatcacttaatacttactagctgtgtgaccttgggcaagtcaaccccaattgcctcaacaaaaacaaaaaaatctactaattactgtgaaaatagttttaacctCATGGACCACCTTAAAAGATTCCTGAGGACCAGACTTTGAGAACCTTTCTATAGAGGGATCTTAAGGCCTAGCTGCAAAATTGGAACCTTTTGTACTTTTTACTTGGAGAAAGAGTCCAGAGCCCCAGAACACTGCTCTAATCCTAGCTCTCCCTAGTACTTGATGAAATCCAAAATCACCTCCCACTCCCACCACATCTCTTTTCAAGGAACCAAATATCTCTTCAGAACTGATAAGGCCCTTTGGAGATTATCTAACTcaaccatttcatttttacatGCGGTACAAAAAAAAGCAAGTATTAAGTCCAAACTTGAACCCAGGTATTCTAATCCACAGCCCAATTCTCTAGACTTCTGTCTTCAAACTCCTGGCATGTAAATCAACTAATTAATccatcaatgagcatttattaagcactactatttgccaggtactgtgcttggaatacaaaaataaaaagcaccTATTATTGTACTGTGGTaggaaatataaacattttttaaaattattttcccctcacttaatagtattttattttttccaattacatgtaaagatagttttcagcgtTCACTTTtagaagattttgagttctaattttttttctcccttcctccttccctcccctgtTCCCAAGACAGCACACAATctgatataatatatacatgtacaaagGGAGTATACATTCGATACAAGAtgacaatatatacacatataagtaaatacaaaatatatacagtgaGGCCAGAATTTGGGGGCTAGTTAAAGTAACAaagttttaatatattaataaaatacaaagaccTCCCACCCCAGTCTTATTGATCCTTTGCAAGGTATAAAAAGATTTTAGAAGGGCAGGATGGGAAGTTTTGTGGGGTGTGATCCCTGAATTTATGCAAGATGACAGCAGGGATAGAGGAAGAGATTTTCTCTCCTCTTACCCTGATATTCTACAACAGATGATAATTTGCAGTACAGCTCCTCACCAAAGAGGAGACTCCCATCTGGTAGGGAAAAGTTCGGAATATCAAGCAGTTGGTGGGAGAGAATAGAGCTACTTTCCAGAAAGACTCAGGGAGAAAAAGGCAGCGTTTCAAAAGGACCAAGAGAACTGATTATGGATTCAGAAGATAATTAacaaatggctgaataacttacggtatatgaaagtaatagaatattattattctatttaaaaaatgatgaacaagctgattttagaaaggcctgaaaggatatacataaactgatactgagtgaaacaagcagaaccaggaacataGTATATACACTAACAGCAAGATTGAGCCATGATCAATTATGagagatttggttcttctcagtgggtcagtgatccaaggcaatcccaataaatttgggATAGAGCATGCCATCTGCATTTTCCAGAGaattaatgtaaatcaacacatgctatgttcacttgttttttctttgttttttttcccttgttatttttcccttttgttctgatttttctctcccaacatgattcataaagaaatgtgaatttttaaaaattaatgtaaaaaaaatactattaaaaaaaaaaaaaaagaaaaaagaataagatgatTTAACACCAGCAGCTGAAGACTCAaacaaaggagaaggaaaatccCAGGGAGCTCTCCTGAGTGAACACCTCAGAGAAAATGCTGTGAGGACTCTCCTGAAAAGGACACCAGGACTCTACTATTCCAGAAGGATGAGTTGCCTTGCACATATATTGACTAGATGAGTGCCTCACTACAATTGTATTCTAAGTCTGAATCCATTCTTTCTACCAATCCTATATGTTCTTGTGGGAGAGTGTGTCTCAGGTTTATgggaataatattttatagttacTGTTCTTTCTAAGCCCTCTTAGCCTTTATTTTGAGCTAATTGTGTCTACAAGCTGATGGTAAAGGCAATCTCACAGGAAAAAGGTTCATGAGTCATAGTTTGAGGAATGGGTGCCCACAAGATATCCTTGGAACTCAAGGTAATAGTCATTTCCCTGGAGACCCAGGAAGTAAATTCAGATTAAgtgatatattcaaaataaatatcagGTAATTTGTCAGGGAGGGGATGGCATTTGTTATTAGGAAGAACTAGGAGGTATTTGCTAGTAGGAATACACATATTCCCCAAGCATGAGAGGCAATTTGTTCAAAAGCATATAGTTAAATTTGACGAGTGGTGGGAAGATCAGTATAGCTACACCATCATGTAAGAAGGGGAATGATGTATAATAAACCTGGAAAGGGAGACTGAAACTGGATTGTAAAACTCTTTCAAGAGGAGAGTCCGCATTGGAGCCTGCATTTGTATTGGACAATGAGATCCTTTCTCAAACTGACCTGCCAACCTTCAAACTCTACTGGAGCACAACTCCGATGGGCTGGCCATGTTATCTGAATGCCAAATGAACATTTGCCtcaaagactattttacagagaattcatACAAGGTAAGCCCTCACGGGTCCCGAGGTCAGAAAAAAGCAACATAAGAATATTTTcaaagtctctctgaagaactttgggatgacactggcacaggactgtcAAAAATGATGTGCCCCCATAAAACAGGACACCATAccctgtgagcaaagcagaaatgTAGAAGCTCATAAGATGGGCAAATTCAGAGACCCCTCCACTTCAGATGTTCCCATGAACTAGACCTGACCTGTGGTAGAACTCTCCAAGTTAGTTGTGGTCTGCTTACCTGGGACAGACTATACCTTAAGCCCAGTACAGTGGTGCcatttgatcctcttcaagaacaaaggatgacAACCAACTAACCATTTGAGCCTCTCAAAGACTAGAGAGTCACTGAGGGAGGGATATGttcagacctatgctttaggaattGCACTTTGACAGCTGTATGGAGGAGGGTggatgggagaggagagagattagagacaggaagaccaattaggaagctgtgacaaaaggaaaaaagcgATGGGAATCTGTACCAAAGTGATGGCCACATAAGTGGGCGGAAGAGGATGGATCCTTAAAGGCCAAactccttattttatatatttggatgTAGGACTTCCCCAAAGACACACAAATAGCAATAGCGGAGCTAAGATTCAAAGTCAGGTACTTGGCTCCAAATTTTCCACTGTGCTAGGGAAGGGACCCAAGAGATGCTATTCAAAACTTCACACTCACACTTCCTGTCTAATCTCTCCCCAAAATCCTCAGTGCAAACCTACCCAGAGTAGCCTCCTCATCCTCTCTGTgccaacaataataaaaagaaatagaggtaAAGGGTGAAGGTAAAGGAACAATGAAAAGGATGactttagaaaaacctgggaagacttgtatgaactgatgcagtgagagtgagctgaaccaggagaacattgtgcatagtattagcaaagaaaaatgctatttctaTCCAGTGAGAGAACTGATTagctctgaatgcagattgaaacttttttccttatcttatttttcttctttttttcttgcaaaattactaatatggaaatatgttttgcatgactacataagAACAATGGATATTATATTGTTTGCATTCTCAATGGGTTCTGGAGGGgcttgagaaataaaattaaaacccccccaaaaatgatttttaaaaataaacattttttaaaatataaagaaaagcaactcGGTAAAACTAATAA
This sequence is a window from Sminthopsis crassicaudata isolate SCR6 chromosome 1, ASM4859323v1, whole genome shotgun sequence. Protein-coding genes within it:
- the QPRT gene encoding nicotinate-nucleotide pyrophosphorylase [carboxylating] isoform X1; this encodes MDKKDLALLLPPRTLEALADSWLQEDCPGFDYAALVAKAAPSQAVLWAKSPGVLAGRPFFDAVFSRLDCQVTWFLPEGSPLVPVARVAEVRGPAHRLLLGERVALNALARCSGVASAAAAAVKVARAAGWTGHVAGTRKTTPGFRLAEKYGLLVGGAVAHRYDLGGLVMVKDNHVMAAGGVEEAVRGARRAADFALKLEVECSSLREALKAAQAGADLVLLDNFSPEELHSCAATVKAKFPGVGVEASGGVTLANLAQFCGPHVDVISLGALTQAASAVDFSLKLFAESETQEPPQ
- the QPRT gene encoding nicotinate-nucleotide pyrophosphorylase [carboxylating] isoform X2: MDKKDLALLLPPRTLEALADSWLQEDCPGFDYAALVAKAAPSQAVLWAKSPGVLAGRPFFDAVFSRLDCQVTWFLPEGSPLVPVARVAEVRGPAHRLLLGERVALNALARCSGVASAAAAAVKVARAAGWTGHVAGTRKTTPGFRLAEKYGLLVGGAVAHRYDLGGLVMVKDNHVMAAGGVEEELHSCAATVKAKFPGVGVEASGGVTLANLAQFCGPHVDVISLGALTQAASAVDFSLKLFAESETQEPPQ